A single Micrococcales bacterium DNA region contains:
- a CDS encoding carbohydrate kinase — MTALVLGDALIDLVPATKQGGAVKALPGGSPLNVAVGLGRLGRPTYLGAWIGPDPHGQLIKDHLAQSGVGLLPGSTKAPRTSTAQVELDPDGQASYRFDFAWSMPAIPTALRPRVIHTGSMGATERPGATQVLDLFSANPAGSTLSFDPNIRPAIMGPADQLRPRIEAMVELADLVKASDEDLAYLYPELDPVAAAKRWATAGPALVCLTEGAGGARLWTASGAEIAQPAPATEVVDTVGAGDSFTAGLLDQLWHLGLLGRAHRSQLRHISAEAAAKALDHASQAAAVTVSRAGADPPWSRELG, encoded by the coding sequence ATGACGGCATTAGTGCTGGGGGACGCCCTAATTGACCTTGTGCCCGCGACCAAGCAGGGCGGGGCGGTCAAGGCACTGCCCGGAGGATCCCCGCTCAACGTCGCCGTTGGCCTTGGGCGGCTGGGACGGCCCACCTACCTCGGTGCTTGGATTGGGCCAGACCCCCACGGCCAGCTAATCAAAGATCACCTGGCCCAGTCCGGCGTTGGCCTGCTGCCCGGTTCGACCAAGGCGCCGCGCACCTCGACCGCCCAAGTTGAGCTGGATCCAGACGGCCAGGCCAGCTACCGTTTTGACTTCGCTTGGAGCATGCCGGCCATCCCCACCGCCCTGCGGCCCCGCGTTATCCACACCGGCTCTATGGGAGCAACCGAAAGGCCGGGCGCCACCCAGGTGCTGGACTTGTTCTCGGCCAACCCGGCCGGGTCGACTTTGAGCTTCGATCCCAACATCCGGCCGGCCATTATGGGTCCGGCCGACCAATTGCGACCCCGGATCGAGGCCATGGTTGAGCTCGCTGACCTGGTCAAGGCCTCTGACGAGGACTTGGCTTACCTCTACCCCGAACTCGACCCGGTGGCTGCGGCCAAGCGCTGGGCCACGGCCGGTCCAGCCTTGGTCTGCCTAACTGAGGGCGCCGGGGGGGCGCGGCTGTGGACCGCCAGTGGCGCCGAGATCGCCCAACCGGCCCCTGCCACCGAGGTGGTCGACACCGTTGGCGCCGGCGATTCGTTTACCGCCGGTTTGCTCGACCAGCTTTGGCACCTTGGACTGCTGGGACGGGCGCACCGGTCCCAACTGAGGCACATTTCAGCTGAGGCCGCCGCCAAAGCGTTGGACCACGCCAGCCAGGCCGCCGCTGTGACGGTCTCGCGGGCGGGGGCGGACCCGCCGTGGAGCCGTGAATTAGGCTAG
- the groES gene encoding co-chaperone GroES, which translates to MSVSIQPLEDRIVVRPVEAETTTASGLVIPDTAKEKPQQGEVVAVGPGRFDDNGNRVPVDVSVDDRVIYSKYGGTEVTIDGDDYLILSARDVLAKIG; encoded by the coding sequence GTGTCGGTCTCCATTCAGCCGCTTGAAGACCGGATTGTTGTTCGTCCGGTCGAGGCAGAAACAACAACAGCGTCCGGTCTGGTCATTCCGGACACCGCCAAGGAGAAGCCCCAACAGGGCGAGGTTGTGGCCGTCGGCCCAGGTCGGTTCGACGACAATGGCAACCGCGTTCCAGTGGATGTTTCCGTTGATGACCGCGTCATCTACTCCAAGTACGGTGGCACCGAAGTCACAATCGACGGTGACGACTATCTAATCCTGAGTGCCAGGGATGTCCTGGCCAAGATTGGCTGA